The following proteins are co-located in the Apium graveolens cultivar Ventura chromosome 5, ASM990537v1, whole genome shotgun sequence genome:
- the LOC141660685 gene encoding uncharacterized protein LOC141660685, which yields MEKLVYALVVASRNLRHYFKGRLIKVMTDQPLKRILHKPDMTGRLAAWTVELSQFHIEYLPRSAVKSQILSDFVVECKFDTPIIEKTPFPQKAWILYVDGSSTTSSGGTEIFGDSQLVTKQLQGEFKAHDARMSTYLNLAMSLLEKVSSWTIKNICKKDNQWADALSKLTSSVVATSETIYVEERSVPSIGMNSPSLDMLKVIEISSIADWRQPILDYILLNKLPQDKGEARAISYKAKNYWLKKRVDELLRPWVDELPNVLWSYRTTPRSSMGVSPFKMAFGLEAVSPIEVFLNSPRVEYFDVEASREGIRLHNVLMEEIRDEASMRVLQQQARTTAYFNKKVKVKQFLVGDLVLRDSAASQPTITGKFKAPWEEPYQVTGVVAPGTYRLSTLEGTPIKNT from the exons ATGGAGAAACTAGTTTATGCTCTCGTTGTAGCAAGCAGGAATCTCCGTCACTACTTTAAAGGTCGTCTTATAAAAGTTATGACTGACCAACCCTTGAAGCGCATCTTGCACAAACCGGATATGACAGGGCGTCTCGCCGCTTGGACGGTTGAACTTAGCCAATTTCACATCGAATATCTACCCCGGAGTGCAGTGAAGTCCCAAATCCTATCAGATTTTGTTGTAGAATGCAAATTTGACACACCTATAATTGAGAAAACACCGTTCCCACAGAAGGCTTGGATTCTTTACGTTGACGGATCCTCAACAACATCATCAGGGGGCACAG aaatatttggCGATTCTCAGCTTGTCACCAAACAGTTACAAGGTGAGTTCAAGGCACACGATGCTCGAATGTCGACATATTTGAATCTGGCCATGTCCCTGTTGGAGAAAGTTTCCTCATGGACAATCAAGAACATTTGCAAGAAAGACAATCAATGGGCTGATGCATTGTCCAAATTAACATCATCCGTCGTCGCAACGTCAGAGACAATATATGTCGAGGAAAGAAGTGTTCCCTCTATTGGTATGAATTCTCCGTCCCTCGATATGCTGAAAGTCATTGAAATCTCCTCTATTGCAGATTGGCGTCAACCTATTTTGGATTACATCTTGCTGAACAAGCTGCCACAAGATAAGGGTGAAGCTAGAGCCATATCATACAAGGCAAAGAACTATT GGCTCAAGAAAAGGGTTGATGAATTACTAAGGCCATGGGTCGATGAATTGCCGAATGTACTCTGGTCGTATAGGACAACCCCTAGGAGTTCAATGGGTGTATCCCCTTTTAAAATGGCTTTTGGCTTGGAAGCGGTGTCACCCATCGAAGTGTTTCTAAACTCCCCAAGGGTCGAGTACTTTGACGTCGAAGCCTCACGAGAAGGAATCCGGCTTCATAATGTTCTTATGGAAGAAATCAGAGATGAGGCATCAATGAGGGTCCTTCAGCAACAAGCACGTACAACAGCTTATTTTAACAAGAAAGTAAAGGTTAAACAGTTTTTGGTGGGGGATTTGGTCCTTCGAGATTCGGCAGCATCACAACCCACCATAACGGGAAAATTCAAAGCCCCGTGGGAAGAACCTTATCAAGTGACGGGGGTCGTTGCACCAGGAACCTATCGTCTGTCGACACTCGAGGGTACACCTATCAAGAATACTTAG